The window AACTCGATCGCGTAGAACGGGTTGCCCGATGTCGCCCCGTGCACCTGGCCGGCCAGGCGTTGGGTGACGGCGGAAGCACTGGCGGGGCTCATCTCCTCGATCATCTGGTGCACCTGCGCTTCAGTCAGCGGCGCGAGACTTACCACCTGGGCATTGGTTCGGGCGCGGAGCACGCGAATCAGCCGGGCCGATGGAGCGTCCCGCTCCAGTTCACCAGGAGTGACCGTCACGATCCAGAGGACCGGAGCAGCCTCCGTCCGCCGGATGAGGTATCGCACCAGATTACAGCTGTCTGCATCGAACCACTGGAGATCTTCCAGTACCGCCAGAAGCGGGCTCTCCGCCGCCAGGCTGAGCAGCACCTGAGCGGTGCCCTCGAAGAGGCGGGAGAGCTCGGTCGGGTCGCTCGAGAAGGCGGGCTGGGGAAGGCTGGGAAAGCGCTGGCGCAGCTCGGGAAGTAGCCGTGCGACCTCCGCGAGCCATTCGGGTGCGGCACCGGCCAGACCAGGGGCATCCACGGCGTTCCGGAGGAGCTCGACGGCCGACGCGTAGGGGAATCCACCTCGGCCATCGACCCCGCGACCATGCAGGCCCATACCGCCTTCGGCGCCCACCCAGCGGAGAAGTTCGTCGGCCAGACGGGACTTCCCCATGCCGGACTCCCCCTCCACCAGCACCGCCCGGCCGCTCCCTGACCCCACGGCCTTCCAGGCCCGGGCGAGTGTGCTCCACTCGGCGTCCCGGCCCATCAGACCGGTCTCGAAGGTGGGGGCTCGAGTGGGCCACTCGTCCGTGATGGCCGGGCGAGGCGGCGCGGCGGAGACGTCCGATTCCACCCTTCGCATCAAGGCCAGCAGGGGGCGGCTGGGGTCACACCCGGTTTCCTGCTGGAGGGCGGCGCTGTACTGGCGGAACCGGGCGAGGGCGGCACCGCGGTCGCCCGAGAGATACCGAGCCTCCACCGCCAGCCGCGCGGCCTCGTCGGAGAGCGGGTCGCAGGCCAGCCACCGGTCCCCCAATTCCATCGCCTCGCGCCAGCGTCCATGGGCGAGGGCCCGCCGAGCCAGATCGCCCAGGACCTGCTCGTATTCTCCGAGAAGCGCCCGCCGGGTTTCGGCGATCCACTCCTCGAAACGAGGCGCATGGCGCACCGAGAACCCCGCCATGAAGCGCGCGATGTCGAACGTGGCTGCTCGAGGGGGATCCTCCCGGATGGCTTGGCGAAAGCGATGCACGTCGCAGTCTACCGGCTGGGTCAGGACCAGGCGGCTGCGGTCGGCCTCGACCAGGCTTCCCACCCGATCGCGCAGATGCTTGACTGCCTGCCGAAGGGAAGCCCGAGCCTCGGCCTCGGACGACTCGCCCCACAGGAGGCTTGCCAGCTCTTCCCGGCTGGAGGAGCGGTTCTCGAGCGCCAGGTATGCCAGCAACCCGAGCTCCTTGGCACCTGGCGCGGGCATGACCGGACGTCCATCGTTAAACGCGATGGACGGCGCGCCCAGCAGTGTCAGGGCGATACCGGGCAGGGGACCCGCCTTTGGAAGAGGATAGTACCCAACCTACCCGAAATTCACGCTACGGCAAGTCAATTTTCACGCTGGGTTCACGGGACCTCCCCACATTGCTTCCTGCGTTCAGGACGAAAGCTGCCGGCCGGTCTGGCAGAGCCCGGCAAGAGATTCACGGTGAATTCACGAAGCGGCCACATCTTCTCGTCCACCCACAGCGAACAGTCGTTTCCCACAGGAGGTACCCGTGTCGAGTCCCAAGGAGCCGGTCCGCAAGAACATGACGGACGCGCAGAAGGCCGAGACCCTCAAGCAGACCGGTAAGGACGCGGCGGTGGAGCTGTCGGTGGAAGAGCTAGAGGAGCGGATTGCTCCGATGAAGATCTAAGGCCAGTCGCTACAGAAATCAGCCGAGGTGCCCGGTTTGGCACCAAGTCAACCCAGAGTCCACGGAACAACCGTTCACCACCAGGGGGTATCCCAATGTCCAGTCCCAAAGAGCCGGTCCGCATCAATCTGACCGATGACCAGAAGGCCCAGATCCGCAAGACCACTGGTAAGGACGCGGACGCGGTGGAGCTGTCGGTGGAAGAGCTCGAGGAGAGGATTGCGCCGACCAAGTCGCCGTTCCATAAGTAGATCCGGCCGGTTGTGCCGTGTAGCCGAGGTGCCGGATTCTCAGAGAATCCGGCACCTCGGCCGTTCTGCCCGGTCTGATTCCGGAGCCCGGAATTCACGGCTGGCCGCACGATTTTCACGGTTGCTTCACGACACCTGCCCAGATTGTTCCCTGCATCCAGGCGCCAGACCGACGGTCCGAGCAGCCAGCCAACCGAAGCAGTCGTCTTCTCCTCAGGAGGTACCCCGTGTCCAGTCCCAAAGAGCCGGTCCGCATCACCTTGACCGATGAGCAGCGGGCGCAGATCCGCAAGCAGACCGGTAAGGACGCCGAAGCGGTGGAATTCTCGGTGGAAGAGCTCGAGGAGCGCATTGCTCCGATGAAGAAGTACAAGTAAGAAGTACAAGTAAGTAGATCGGCGGT is drawn from Gemmatimonadales bacterium and contains these coding sequences:
- a CDS encoding AAA family ATPase gives rise to the protein MPAPGAKELGLLAYLALENRSSSREELASLLWGESSEAEARASLRQAVKHLRDRVGSLVEADRSRLVLTQPVDCDVHRFRQAIREDPPRAATFDIARFMAGFSVRHAPRFEEWIAETRRALLGEYEQVLGDLARRALAHGRWREAMELGDRWLACDPLSDEAARLAVEARYLSGDRGAALARFRQYSAALQQETGCDPSRPLLALMRRVESDVSAAPPRPAITDEWPTRAPTFETGLMGRDAEWSTLARAWKAVGSGSGRAVLVEGESGMGKSRLADELLRWVGAEGGMGLHGRGVDGRGGFPYASAVELLRNAVDAPGLAGAAPEWLAEVARLLPELRQRFPSLPQPAFSSDPTELSRLFEGTAQVLLSLAAESPLLAVLEDLQWFDADSCNLVRYLIRRTEAAPVLWIVTVTPGELERDAPSARLIRVLRARTNAQVVSLAPLTEAQVHQMIEEMSPASASAVTQRLAGQVHGATSGNPFYAIELLKTMFSQGLLTMNQPGGAWLPGAELEREGFELPMSQNVQDLIAERVGRLPERLRDILVTIAVSGTGCQTRVLSHVHGISRLFAASLGDALLERRLVVEEGGVYRCAHRLIEKAVQDGLTDSRKRELHWMLAEALERATAPQELGRAGEIARHADLGGEPARAYRQALLASEEALQRHAYDESLSWLDLAASRAQPGPETDLVNRLTADVMERAGSPEALPGSREMASPGSPKSSG